A single window of Nicotiana sylvestris chromosome 5, ASM39365v2, whole genome shotgun sequence DNA harbors:
- the LOC138869501 gene encoding uncharacterized protein, whose amino-acid sequence MVNLGDAETVKETRISIHLLPTEKEEYIRFLKEYEDIFAWSYDDMTGLSTSIVAHKLPTNLMCPPIKQKLKKLKLDTSLKIKEEVTKQIKAKVLREDITEAYDGWRMFFDGAANFKEVGIRAILVSEMGQHYSGSAKLRFPCTNNMAKYEACILGLNMAVDMNIQELVVIDDSDLLVHQVQGEWATKNSKILSYLHHV is encoded by the exons AtggtaaatttgggagacgccgagaccgtcaaggaaacacgcatcagcattcacttgttgCCAACAGAGAAGGAGgagtacattcgtttcctaaaagaatatgaggacatttttgcatggtcatatgatgacatgaccggtttgagcacttccatagtggctcacaagttgcctactaatctcATGTGTCCGCCAATAAAACAGAAACTCAAAAAGTTAAAACTAGACacgagcctgaaaatcaaggaggaagttaccaagcagattaaagccaaggttctta gagaagacattaccgaagcatatgatggttggaggatgttctttgacggagccgcaaatttcaaggAAGTGGGCATTAGAGcaattttggtatcagaaatgggtcagcattattcgggatctgctaaactcagatttccctgcaccaacaatatggcaaagtatgaagcctgcatattaGGGCTCAATATGGcagttgacatgaacattcaggagttggtGGTGATcgatgattcagatttgcttgtgcaccaagtacaaggagaatgggccaccaagaattccaagatattgtcatatctgcaccatgtgtag